Part of the Aphis gossypii isolate Hap1 unplaced genomic scaffold, ASM2018417v2 Contig00969, whole genome shotgun sequence genome, gaagaaTTCTTAACCCCCATGGAAAGTGATGAAGAGTTGGAAAAAAtggaagataaaataaaaactgatttgGCTTACAGAAAAACTGTGGTAATTAAATAGCTAGAGCatagtttttatagtattcaataaaaaaaatacataatatgattttttacagGTCACAGAATTATCAAGATTAATGGGACAAAATTTGTCAGAAACAGttagaaaaataatgcaaaagttattcaatgataatttGCTTACATTCTACTcttatattggttttaaagggaaaaaacaattttcaactctACAAACTTGTGCAGTTATATTcggtaattcatattttattaatgtatataacccatatgtgtataaaagaaaaatgctGAAGTTTATCAGATCTGATATTATCTAGTTACAGTTTTAAGTTAGGTCTCTTGGGAAAGAATtgaatatatatctataatttattttcatttcattttaagtgaaacctacaatattatatattttaaatgtggtagattagtttttgattaaataagaattgtcacatttatttttattttgacgaatatataatttattggtcattgatttcttttttaagccttagttttattacaataataattggaaaatCTACATATTAACTCAATTACCCATTagtgatacaattttaatccGTTGTTTTTTATCCAATaacttattttgataataaaatatgacagtcatacttcaataataaattatttcttgctatatagtttgattaaacttgtattattcatactagatataaatataacatattttaaaatttaataatttacagaatATTAACTACAATACTGCTTTTTTGTAACtaatacaaatcataaaagtactgcataatataaataataaaaaattaaaatttgaaactattaatgtttttagaatCCATAAGaagaatgaaaaaatttactgatataacaaatatagaaATCGAAAAACCTCTGAAGACGTGGATGGCACAAGCTTCTGCTCGcctcaaaaaaattgatgaaaaaaaatcttcatgATAATGTTATCATAACTATTtctttatatatgtatttatgtgtttatatatatatatatatatataatgtattttatagcaGTTGCTACATgcaatagattttatataggtttagtatatttacagttattattatatatgaatttatataatattcaatgatttttttttaattttacaaatgaaTTGTAATATCtagttgtaatataatatttatattaatgtataacagtttaaattggtataatttgtttaaaattgttattttcatttttttataattaaaaaaaaatgttattttgtagtgtagaatgtgttaaaattataaaactaatattaattacttatgcattgttataatatctaataataatgaaaattacttatttgtattataagtgaattgatagatattttattatatttaaatatgtatcagagctaataaatttttttaactactaaaTGTATctgagtttaaaatatttaatgagttataaaatatgttgcaaatataattttactatattattatatgaatagaagagtaataaaataaagcaatgattacaaatacaatacaatttcaatacaatacttttaaaacaaatacaagtaatattttcataatatgttactacaatatttttaaaacaaatctaggtaatattttgataagatgttactacaatattttgaaaacaaatactagtaatattttgataatatgttactacaatattttagaaataaagttattatatattttgaaaatgttaattcaTTGGTCATTCAAAGatattggaaatattttgaaaatattaaattatcaactcAAAACCACCTGAAAACATTGATCAAATATCTtcatattttgtcaaataatcacaaaacatattaataatattgaaatgctGTGTGGGCAAGATAGGCAAAACttaagtattatgtattatgcagaatattttttttttatgtttttgagaaattttaacataaaattcccaaattacgaaaaaaattaaaaataataatatttttaagggcACGttgtttatcaattatttggccaaatataggtattgtctcaaaacaatttaaacatatcatttaaaattacaaaagaaaattttcattttgaaaGTCGAttgtaaagtaataataaataataataaaatataaaatcgataTGGCAAAccaatcaaaaattgtatcctctataatttttttatttgttgattttacTCTAATTTTCCAAActcataaaaaacaattttaggtaaaaacattttatatttgcgCTGACATCCTctgaaaacacaatattaattttccaacaggatacttttttaattctacaattttattgttagaaatctaaataatattatttttattttatgactatgactaataagttaaaatgttgttctattgtttttttatttgtgtaaatgacctatatgattatatacttcttaacacaatataatctTACAAATTAGTTAGGTACTAAGCTATCACTATATgctttttataagtgtttaaatcttgaattgtacattttaagaaaCAAGCATTTATTACGCtgctcatttatatatttatatatatatattatataatttattgttattaataatgtcacttattcaatatataatatttatttaggtaggtatacctaccaatttttttttttattattgaaaacaagaaaatgaatgttataatgtttaggtacttttatactaggtataaaattatttgttacctactaaataaacaattttttattaaaactaatttatatgtatgtataggtagataaaatatattataataaatgtttagattaattagatatattttaatattttaatttttaactaaattatatgtattaaacttattacatgaataggtattaggtagataccgtaaaataattcaagtacACAATTAGCCAAAAAATTActgatcaataaatataactaaaaaattgtatttcttaaattttaatattgttactaaaaatgaaattaagaaGTTTAAtgaggtacctataatagtagttttattttgaatagataaaagcataatatatataatatgaacaaaatatcTAAACGAGATAAGTCAGTAATAAGGAGGAGTGTTAAACGAGAAATgactacaattaaaaatgtatactttaacAAGACCAATAGTGCAAGAAATAGTACCGTAATTAATGCAAATAATGAAGATCATCAAGatcaagtaatttttaaaaataaaattattactcagacaattaaatcaaattgtatGTCATCATCTAATACAggctatatatattacagataatatttaacgAAGAAAATGAACTACCTAATACTGTATCATCAAATTTGTCATctcattattcaaaaaacaaacacataatatttcccAACTCCAAATCTCCAAATTCGTCgtgcttaaatttaaataaagaagtAAATAATGAGCTTCCAAATCCTCTATCACCTTTTTATTCACATAATGAAATTTCAAGTGAAGAAATGTTAATTCCTATCGAAAATGATTCTTTTGAAACTGAACTTGGTTGTTGGGCTACTGAATGTAACATTCCACAAATAActgttaacaaattattaaaacttttgaaacgctatgaagtaataaaaatagaaaaattaccaCAAGATTGTCGAACTCTTTTAGCAAGGCCCAAGTTAACAATAGGAAATATCAAAAGTGTTACTCCTGGTCGCTATTATCACTTTGGGTTGAAAAATGgcatcaaaacatttttataaactaaatagacTGAAATAAATCTTGCCATAGGGGTTGATGGGTTGCCTTTAACTAAAAGTAGCAACAGCCAATTCTGGCCGTTATTGGCTTATATTATAGGaacagaaaaatatgtttttccaGTTGGAATTTACCACGGGTATACAAAACCAAAATGTACTGATGAATTTTTATCCGACTTCATATTAGAAACGAAACAATTAATAGCTGAAGGTATTGTTTTGAATGGAAGTAGAATACaggttgaaattaaattattcatttgtgATGCACCTGcaaagtcatttattttaaatactaaaggCCATTCAGGATTTTATTCATGTAGTAGATGTATTCAAGAAggtgaatattatgaaaaacgaGTTTGTTTTCCATACTCTAAAAATAAGTCAgctaaaaaaacacataatgat contains:
- the LOC126555643 gene encoding uncharacterized protein LOC126555643, whose product is MQEKILDKLINNQTIIDYTEYNYEEFLTPMESDEELEKMEDKIKTDLAYRKTVVTELSRLMGQNLSETVRKIMQKLFNDNLLTFYSYIGFKGKKQFSTLQTCAVIFESIRRMKKFTDITNIEIEKPLKTWMAQASARLKKIDEKKSS